One stretch of Malus domestica chromosome 14, GDT2T_hap1 DNA includes these proteins:
- the LOC139191202 gene encoding uncharacterized protein, giving the protein MVGSTLAKILNKHCLEGHNFPSWYRNVKILLTLEKIVYVLDKAPPHIPLGPEATEDECAKHDKHVEDDTQAKCYLLASMNEELQRQHEGMDSASSIILRLTELYGEGMRNRRFSTISVKTKMVKGASVHQHVPKMIGLIEQLENLSTLLDGELAQDFILASLSDTFSQFVMNYKMNKMDSTLSELLNILVTAEKTMKKENVWGLLQ; this is encoded by the coding sequence atggttggaagcacacttgcAAAGATACTCAACAAGCATTGCcttgaggggcacaatttcccatcttggtaccgtaatgtcaagattctcctaaccttggagaaaattgtttacgtactagacaaggctccacctcacatacctcttggccctgaggccactgaggatgaatGTGCTAAgcatgacaagcacgttgaggatgatacacaagccaagtgctatctgttggcttccatgaatgaggagttgcagagacagcacgagggtaTGGACAGTGCATCCTCCATCATACTTcgtcttacggagttatatggtgaagggatgCGCAACCGTCGCTTCAGCACTATCAGTGTGAAGACCAAAATGGTCAAGGGAGCCTCAGTACATCAACATGTACCGAAGATGATTggactcattgaacaattggagaacctaagTACTCTACtggacggggaattggcccaggacttcatcttggcttctctttctgatacGTTCTCGCAGTTCGTTATGAATTACAAAATGAacaagatggatagtactctctctgagttactaaacatcTTAGTAACtgctgagaagactatgaagaaagagaacgtttggggactgctgcagtag
- the LOC103412278 gene encoding late embryogenesis abundant protein At1g64065: MAEKTQQAYPSAPENHGYQRSDAESLLSADELKRKKRIKLAIYVAIFVVFQIIVITVISLTVMKVKTPKVRLGNINVQELTSVPATPSFDTKFRTQIRVKNTNWGPYKFDASTVTFLYQGAVIGQVVTPKSKAGMLSTKKMNVEVSLNSSALSSSNFGSELSSGVLTINSTARLTGKVELMLIMKKKKASTMDCTIVFDLSSKMLKSLQCK, from the coding sequence ATGGCTGAGAAGACCCAACAGGCTTATCCTTCAGCCCCAGAAAACCATGGCTACCAAAGAAGTGATGCAGAGTCTTTGCTATCCGCTGATGAGCTGAAACGCAAGAAGAGAATCAAATTGGCCATTTATGTTGCTATTTTCGTTGTGTTTCAGATCATTGTCATAACTGTGATTAGTCTCACAGTTATGAAAGTTAAGACCCCCAAGGTCAGGCTAGGCAACATCAACGTCCAAGAGCTCACCTCTGTCCCAGCAACGCCTTCATTTGACACAAAATTCAGAACGCAAATCAGGGTCAAGAACACAAACTGGGGTCCTTACAAGTTTGATGCTAGCACTGTCACGTTTCTGTACCAAGGCGCAGTTATCGGACAAGTTGTTACTCCAAAGAGCAAGGCAGGAATGCTTTCCACCAAAAAAATGAACGTTGAGGTGAGCTTGAACTCAAGTGCATTAAGCAGTTCCAATTTTGGGAGCGAATTGAGCAGCGGAGTGTTGACTATCAACAGCACGGCTAGATTGACCGGAAAGGTTGAATTGATGCTtataatgaagaagaagaaggcttcCACCATGGACTGCACCATTGTATTCGATCTGTCGTCCAAGATGCTCAAAAGTTTGCAGTGCAAATGA